Genomic segment of Anaerolineae bacterium:
CTGGGCACCCGCCAGCTTACGCATCTCCTGCCAAGGGGCGGTCAGCGCCGTCACCTCCAGCAGGGCGACAGCCAGCACAGCGGGCAACTGATCCGCGCCAGCCATCAGCCCATCGTGTTCGCTGGCATCCAAGAAGAGCGGCTGTGCGCCCAAGCGGCTAACCAAGCTGGCGACCACCTGCACGGCGTCAGGGGCCGTCGTCGGCGCAGGGCACAGACAATAGATCGCCCCCTGCAGTAGCTCCGCCGAGCCCACACCGGTTGCTGCCCTCCCCTCGGGATGGCGCAAGATCGGATCGCCGCCGACGAAATGCGTGGAATCCGGCAGCAGCTCATCCGCCCATCGCAGCACAGGCTCTTTGATGCTCGCCGTGTCGGTGATGATGCATCCCGGCTTCAGCACATGCGTGATGGCCTCCATCGTCTCCCGGATGGCCATTACCGGCAGAGCTAGGATGATAAAGTCAGCATCTTCGCACGCGCGGATCAGGTTCCACTCGGTGCGATCCACCGCGCCGGCCTTACGGGCTGCCGCCGCGACGCCCGGCTCTCGATCGTGGCCGATCACCTCGAACTCGCGATCCCCCTGACACAGGGCCATCCCGATCGAGCTGCCGACCACTCCCAAGCCGACAATCGTGATCTTCGCCTTAGCCATCGGATATGTTACCCCAACAACAAACGCAACGTCGCCGTCACCGGCGGCGTCAAAATCAACCCAAGCAAGTTGATTGGCAGAATGATCAGAGCTAACAAGATGAAGGGGCCATATGGCTCCAAGCGTCGAAATTGATATGCCAGGCGAGGGGGCAACAGCCCCACCGCCACCTCAAAACCATCAAGCGGCGTGATGGGCAGGAGGTTAAAGAAGCAGAGTACCACGTTCAGTAAGATGAACTGCTGCGTGAAGAGTACCGGGCTGGGCAGGATCGTCCATATGCCGCTACGGCGGTCTACCATCGGCATCTCCACCACTTGGACGACCAGCGCCATCAGAAACGCCAGCAAGAGATTGGACAGAGGCCCGGCCGCGGCCACCAAGAGCCGCCCCCATCGGGGGTCTATGCGGATGTTCCAGGGGCTCCAGCGCACCGGCTTCGCCCAACCAAAGCCGGCGATCAAAAACATGAGCGAGCCCAGCACATCCAGATGGGCACGCGGGTTGAGCGTTAGGCGGCCCTCGCGCCGCGGCGTCGGGTCGCCGAGGCGGACGGCGACCCAGGCATGGGCGAACTCGTGGACGGTAAGCGCGATAATGAGGATCAGCAAACGCGCAAGCAATACCGGCAACGACATCCCGGAAGTCAGCACAGCCCTCTCCTTGATCTCATCCAAGCGACCCGTGATCCACTTCGATTTTGACCGCAACAGGATTATAACACACCTCATCCGCTCGCCCAAGTCGCGGAAGAAAAACAGAGCCGTCTGCTCGGCCCTGCCTCCAAATAGCTACCTGGTGAGCGATGGATCTTAGAAATAGGCCATTTGGCGGTTGACGAGACGCGAGAGATGATATACAGTAATATCAAACTGGTTTAAACGGAGCGCAGCGAGATGAGGCTACTTCCAGTAGCCATGTGGATGCTGTTTGCGGTGCAAGCCATCCAGTGCATCTGTCCCAGGCGGGGGCGTTAGCATCCTCGTCTGGGAGGTACTTGCTGCGTAGTAACTGAAGACCAACCGACGAGTCGGTGCGACCTGCCCCCGCAGTGAGGAGTGAAACGCGCGGGGTGCCGGCGTCGAGAGCAAGCGAAGAGCTCAGGGCCAGCCCCTGGGCTCTTTTCACATCTCCGGCCGGGGCTCCTGTCAGGTGACGCCAACGCCGACGTCGTCGTGTTGGTCTTTTTCTTATGTCAATGTAGTCTTATGGCGGCTGTGCTGCCGCAAAACCACCCCCGATGGAACCCCATCCCCGCGTGCGAGGGCGGAGCCAGGAATGGCTCACTTACAGTGGGTTTGGCCTCTTCAGTCGGGCGGTGAATTGCTAAGTGACGAACAAATGGAAGGGTGGATATGGATCGCGAACCAATGGCGGAGATCTATCGCTTCGCCGAGCTGATTGAGCGGAGGCGACGTGGCGAGGTAGACGAGGAGGATTTCCGTCGTTTCCGCCTGCAGCACGGGGTCTACAGCATCCGCGGCCAAACTGATGTTCAGATGATACGGGTGAAAGTCCCTCACGGCGCCCTGACGGCCACGCAACTGGAGCGCCTGGGGGACATCGCCGAGCGGTTCACCTCAGGGATCGGCCACATCACCACCCGTCAGGATGTCCAATTCCATTGGGTACGTCTGGAATCGGTACCCGAAGTGCTGCGCCTGCTGGCCGAAGTGGGGCTCACCACGCGCGAGGCGTGCGGCAATGTCGTCCGCAACGTGACGGCTTGCCCGTTGGCAGGGGTTTGCCGCACCGAGGCCTTCGATGTCACCCCCTACGCGGCTGCGCTCTCGCGTCACTTGTTGCACAACCCCATTTGCCAGACGTTGCCGCGCAAGTTCAAAATCGCCCTCTCCGGATGCGCCACCGATTGCGCCATGGCCGGCATCCACGACATCGGCGCTGTAGCGACGGCTCAGGAGGAAAACGGTACGGCTCGCTGGGGATTCCGGCTGTAAGTGGGCGGCGGGCTGGGGCCGGCGCCACGGGCAGCGCAACTGCTGGAGCCGTTCACGCCAGCCGAAGACCTCATCCTGACGGCCACAGCAATCGTGCGCGTGTTCGACCGCCTGGGCAACCGCCAGAACCGGATGCGGGCTCGCATGAAATTCCTCATCGAGGAGCTGGGCATCGAAGCGTTTCGCCGGCTGGTCTTCGAGGAACGGCGAGCGCTGTGGGCATCCTGGCCTGACGGATCGCCATCGGCACCAGAGGTTCAAGAGCCGGCGGCGCCGGCTGTAATCCCACCACGGGCGATTCACTCAGCTCCCCCTGGGTTCGATATCTGGCGAAGGACGAACGTGGTGGCCCAAAAACAGGCCGGCTTTTACGCAGCTTACGTGACCGTACCCGGAGGCGACCTGATGGCAGCCCAGTTCCGGGCTCTGGCGACCCTGTTGTGGGAACTTCCAGGCGTGGAACTGCGCACGGTGATCACGCAGAACCTAGTCTTGCGCTGGGTGCCAGAGGCCTGGCTGCCGGCCCTCTACGCAAGGCTGGTAGAAGCGGACCTGGGCTGGCCCGGGGTGCACGGCATCGGTGATGTGGTGGGCTGTCCTGGGGCCGATACCTGCAACCTGGCCGTGACCTATTCACATCGCCTGGCGCTAGAGCTGACGCGGCGGCTGGCGGAGCGCCCAGATGTGGCCCTGGCGGATGAGCTGAGAGATGTGACCATCAAGATCAGCGGCTGCCCTAACTCGTGCGGCCAGCACCACATCGCGACTATCGGGCTATACGGCGCCGCGCGTAAGGTGGGCGAGCGCCAGGTGCCGTTCTACCAGCTCTTGCTGGGCGGCAGAGCGCACGATGGGGAGGTGATCTTTGCCAGGCCTATCCTGCGCATCCCTGCCCGTCAGGTGCCGGAAGCCATCTTCCGGCTGGTGGACGCGTATCGAAGCGAGCGGCGGGATGGCGAATCGTTCGTGGACTGGCTCGAACGGAAGGAGGCGGGTGACGGGGATACGGACGAAACCCTGCAATGGTGATGAGAGTGGTCAGGTGGCGAATAGAAAGCCCAGAGGCGAAGCCCAACAGCTTCGAGGCCAGCACATTCTTGAAGGAGGGGACCATGTTGCAGACGAACGTCGTCACATCAGCACTTGTTCGGACGGAGCGCCGCGAGAACCGGTTGGCGCGCGCCGTCCAACAGTTATTGGACGACTTGGCCCAACTCCCGCCGTACGAGCAGGCCCCAGAGCTCTACACAGATTGGGGTGAGCAAGGAGAGTTCAAGGTCCAGGTCGGCCGGGGCGAGTGCGCCCTGTGAGGCGTAAAGACGCAGGGATGAGGGGAGACAAGGGGACAAGGAGAGGATCCGCCTTGCTCTTCGTCCCCTTATCTCCTCGCCACAGAGAGCAGTGCCATTAGACTAGAGAGAGTAAATGAGCCAGCTATCGCGCCCCTGGAGATCCCCGTTGCTGATTTGGAGGCTGCTACGCCTCAGGTCTGCGTGGCTGCTAGCTTTGGGAAGGACAGCGTCACGGTGCTTCACATGCTGCGCGACATCAAGCCCGACATCGAGGTGATCTATCTGAACGCGGGATACGAGTTCCCGGAGACCTTGATGTTCATCGAGCGCTTGAAGCAAGATTTGAACGGGCCGGCCGTTGGGCAGGCACTGCCAAAGAGAGAGGAGAGTGCGGCATCCATGTGGGCTCTGCTTACGGCTTTGAATACCAAAACCAAGGAAAGGCGCGTTGTCATGGCGAAAGATGTCGTTTGCGGGATGGAAGTAGACCCTAAGAAGGCGGCTGGGAAGTCCGAATATCAAGGGCAAACGTACTACTTTTGCTCCCGCGGCTGCAAAGCGGCATTTGACAAGGAGCCACAGAAGTACGTCGGCCGGGCACAGGGCCACGGCGTTCATCGCAGTCACTATTGATCGAGGTTTCAGACCAGCCTCGCAGGCCGCCACCATGAGGTTTTCCAGAGGGGCAGCCCTTCCAGGAAACCCTTTTGGCCCATTGAGAGGATAGAGCCGATTCCTGATGATTAGCCTCTATCATCGCTTCGTGCATTGGATGCTTTCGCCGTGGATCGTCACAGCCATCTTCATTGGCAATATGATCGGCGCGGTGGCCGGGATGATCTACTGGTATGGCGGCCACTTCGCTGCTAGTCCATGGTATTTGTGGCCCTTCATCCCCGATTCGCCCGGCAGCACGTTCCTGGTATTGCCCGCCCTGGCTCTGATCTTATGGAAGCGTCCAGGCTGGCCACTGCTCAACGCCTTCGCGGCCTTCGGCGTGATTAAGTATGGGCTGTGGACGGTGGCATTTTGGTCACTGTTTTGGCTGAGCGGCGGCCCGTTCACATTGGAAAACGTGGCAATGACCTTCACCCATCTGGTGATGACGGGCGAAGGGCTTTTCCTGCTGTATTATGCGCGGTTGACGCGGCGCGCGGCCATCGGGCTGAGCCTATGGTTCGCCTTCAACGATTGGACGGACTACGGCCCGTTGCAGACACGGCCGGGCTTACCTCTAGGGGTGTCGATTGCGACCATGATGTGGGTAGCCGTCGCGTTGACCGGGCTGCTCAGCGCGGTTTGTATCTGGATTGCAGATCGAGGGGAACAACGATGGATGGGCCGATGAGTTCTGCAGCGAACCCTTCCTATTCAAAGCCCGGAAGAGCCTCGGTGGTTCGGCGACAGTCGCCGGTAGAAACGGCTCTGGTACGTGCGATCGACGCATTCCCTGTAGGCATCGCCCGCCACTGGCTGCCGGCCCTCTTGATCGCGCTGGGGATTTTCGTCACGTTACCGTTCCTGGCACCAGTCGCCATGGCTGCCGGCTGGGTTTGGCTAGGGAAACTGATCTATGTGATGTATATCCCGTTTTGTCACCAGTTGCCTCAGCGTAGCTGGTTCCTCTTTGGCCCCCAGCTCACGTATCGTCTGGACGAGATCGCTCAGGTCTATCCGTTCCTCGATCCTTGGCGGCTGCGCTTCTTCTACGGCACAGCAGAGATGGGCTGGAAGGTGGCCTGGAGCGATCGGATGATCAGCTTTTTCGGCCTGTTGCCGGTCTTTGGGCTCCTCTATGCCGGGATCAGACGATGGCGTAGGCCGGCACCGCGCCCTTTATCTCTGTGGCTATTCCTGGCAGCCCTGACGCCGCTGGCCCTGGATGGCCTCACCCACTTGGTGAATGACGCGCTCTTTGGCGTTGCCGGCGGCTTTCTCGATACCAACGCCTGGCTGGCAAAGCTCACTGAGAACGCGTTTCCGGGCTTCTATGCAGGGGATCATTATGGGACGTTCAATTGGTGGATGCGATTGGTGACCGGAGCGCTGGGAGCCTGGGCCATCGTGTTCTTTGGTTTCCCCTGGCTGAATCGTTTATTCAGGGACGATCAGGCGAAATGAGCTTCTTAACTCGGCAAGGAAGTGTATAATGTAAAGTCCCTGCAAAGACCCATGTTCAAAATGAGTGCAACCTATCCTTAATTAGCACCGTTTTCTAGCCCTTTCGCCTCTCAGATGGGGCTGAAGATGCTTTCTGAGGACGAATGAACGTTCACGAGATCTTACGTCAACACCACTTGCGGCCACGCAAAGGACTGGGGCAGCACTTCTTGGTAGACGAGGTGCACCTGGCGCGTATCGTCGCGGCAGCAGAGTTGACGAAAGCAGATGTAGTGCTGGAGATCGGCCCCGGCTTGGGGACGCTCACGGAGCGCTTAGCTGAAGCCGCAGGCCGCGTCATCGCTGTGGAACTGGATTCACGCATGGTGGCCATTCTAGCGGAAACGCTAGCCGGACGAACGAACGTGCATATTGTCCACGGCGATATCCTCTCCTTGGATCCTGCCCAGCTTGTCACTGAGGGTCCAAATGTCGACATATCATCGCTTTGTCCTTCGTCCCTCGTCTGCCCTATTTCCTATAAGGTGGTCGCCAATTTGCCCTACTACATCACCTCGGCCGTAATTCGTCACCTGTTGGAAGCACGACTCCCTCCATCTCTGATGGTGCTCACCGTGCAACGCGAGGTGGCTCAACGTATGATCGCCCGTCCGCCAGAGATGAACCTGTTGGCCATTAGCGTTCAGCTCTACGCCAGCGTCGAGATCGTAGATCGCATCCCGGCCGGTGCCTTCTACCCAGCCCCGAAGGTGGATTCCGCAGTAGTACGCCTGCGGCGCTATGAGCGACCAGCCGTAGATGTGACGGACGTGGAGAGCTTCTTCGAGGTGGTAAAGGCCGGGTTCGGACAACGTCGCAAACAATTACGCAACGCGCTTGCCTCCGGCCTGGGTCGCTCACCAGCCAGTGTGGCCGCCGTGTTGCGGACAGCCCAAGTAGATCCACACCGACGGGCGGAAACATTAACGTTAGAAGAGTGGGCGCGGCTGGCCAGAGCCGTTGACAGCCTTCCTGCGCAATGCTAGAATGAGGTCATCCGACGCCAGACTTGGAGAGACACAAATGGCGATGGCGACCTCAGCCTCTACCGAGCTAGATGCGCTGAGGCTGGACCCAGAACGACAGGCTCAGGCTAAGGAGTATGCGCGCATTCGCCGTCGGCTTTTGGCGGTGGAACTGGGAATAGGGCTAGCGTTTCTGTTAATCTGGTGGTGGAGTGGCCTCACTTTCCGCCTGCGCGATGCCCTGGCAGGTCTGCCAGCATGGGCCGGCCTGGCCCTCTATCTCATTGCCTTCGGTGCCAGCTACACAGCCTTGACCCTGCCGCTATCCTGGTATGCCGGCTTTGCTCTACCGCACCGCTATGGCCTGTCCACGCGATCACTGCGCTCCTGGGCCCTAGACGAGGTCAAAGGGCTGGCGGTCGCTGGGTTTCTTCTCTTGTCTTTAGCCGAGGCGATATACGCGCTGTTGCGCGCCCAGCCGGATCGCTGGTGGATATGGGCCGGCCTTGCTTACCTGGCCTTCACCGTGGCACTTGTCCATCTAGCTCCCGTGCTGATCGCGCCGCTGTTCTACAAGTTCGAGCCGCTCATAGAGCGTTCGGACGATGCCCAGGAGCGAGCTCGCGCTCAAGCGCTGGCGGATCGGCTCACACGGCTGGCGGAACGGGCCGGCACGCGAGTGCGCGGCGTGTATGCCTTTAACATGAGCCGCACGACCACGGCTGCGAACGCGGCGTTGATCGGGTTGGGCAACACCCGCCGTATCATCCTGGCTGATACCCTTTTAGATCGCTACACTCCTGACGAGATCGAAACGATCCTGGCTCATGAGTTAGCCCACCAAGTTCACAACGATACGGGCAAGGGGATCGCCTTTGCCACCGCCCTGATCCTCCCGGGGTTTTACCTAGCTCATCTAGCGTTATGGTGGGGTGCAAGCCACTTCGGATTCCAAGGGATCGCTGACCTGGCGGCCATACCATGGTTTGCCCTGGTCATGAGCGGCTTCCTGCTTGTCACGCTCCCGTTGCAGAACGCCTGGTCGCGCTGGAGAGAGCGCCTAGCCGACCGATACGCATTAGAGGCCACTGGACGCCCGCACGCATTCGCGTCAGCCATGATGCGACTAGCTAATCAAAACCTGGCTGAGGCAGAGCCACCGCGCTGGGTAGTATGGCTGCTCCACAGCCATCCGCCCACCGGCGAACGGATACGTATGGCTGAGCGGTATGCACAGGCGATGAGAGATCGTTCCTCGTCTTAAATCCGGAGGAGCCTCTCATGCAGCCACTAGTCGAATGCGTGCCTAACTTTTCAGAAGGGCGGCGACCCGAGGTGATCCGGGCCATTCGCGATGCCATCGCCAGCGTCTCGGGTGTGCGGGTGCTGGATGTTCACTCAGATGCCGATCACAACCGTTCAGTGATCACCTTCGCTGGACTACCGGAACCCGTGCTGGAGGCGGCGTTTCAGGGGATCGCTATGGCGGCTCGCCTGATTGACATGGAACAGCACCGCGGCCAGCATCCACGCCTAGGTGCAGCTGATGTGGTGCCATTCGTGCCCCTCCGAGGAGTGACCCTTGCCGATTGCGTGGCTTTGGCTCGACGGCTGGGCCAGCGTGTGGGCGACGAACTGGGCATCCCCGTCTATCTGTACGAGGCAGCGGCCACTCGACCTGATCGCGTGAACCTGGCGGATGTGCGCCGAGGCGAATATGAACGGTTGAAGGAGGAGATCGCGACCAATCCAGACCGAGCCCCGGACTTTGGGCCGCGGACAGTGGGATCGGCCGGTGCCTGCATCATCGGCGCGCGCATGCCGCTAATCGCTTTTAACGTCTATCTGAACACAGACGACGTCTCCATCGCTAAAGCCATCGCCAAGGCAGTGCGTCATTCCAGCGGTGGCTTACGCTATGTGAAGGCGCTAGGTGTGAAGGCAGGTGGACTAGCTCAAGTGACGATGAACCTGACGGACTTCCGACATACTCCACTGCATCGAGTGGTGGAGCTGATCCGCCGTGAGGCCGCGCGCTATGGCACTACCATCCATCATAGCGAGCTGGTGGGGCTGATCCCACAAGAGGCGGTGTTGGATGCGGCGGCCTGGTACTTGCAACTGGACGATCTAACCCCAGACCGCATCCTGGAAAACCGGCTGAACCAAGAGCAGCTGTGCCAGTGGAATGGTTGAGTCAAGCGTATTGCATTTATCTGTAGCACGTCAACGGATAGTAAGGAAATAGAAATTGACAAGCATGATAGCGATGGCTATACTGGACAGAGAGGATCAATGCCACAAGAGGTGCAGAGATGGCATTCCAGTCTCTGGAAGGTATAGCGCTGATCGCAGTGGGGGTCTTGTTCCTCCTCCCCGCTCTGGTAGGCTTTCTAAGCTGGCTGTTCGGTCGGGAGTCGTGGTTCTTTGGCTGGCCACTGGGAGCGAGACTTGCCATTCCAGGGTTAGGGATCGCGCTCGTTGTGGCTGGGCTGGGGGTCTTGTTCATGCCAGAGGCGTTCTTGCCTCCGAAAGCGGTGACGCCCACCCCGATCGTGATCCTGCCCTCGCCTACTAGCACCCCGACGGTGACCGCGACGCCTACTCATACCCCCACTAAGGTCCCATCTCCGTCCCCCACTGCGACCGCTACCGCAACGCCCACGGACACGCCAATTCCCACACCAGCGCCTGCCCTTGTTCCCACGCCGACCTTCACCCCTCAGGGCGATTGCGCCGAGCCAATCGTCCGCGCCATTCTGGCCGCCGGGGATGCGCAGGCCCGGTACATAGAAGGCCGCCTCTCTGCTGATGATCTGGCTCAGACTTGGGGCGGGGCTGCCGGAGAAGCTCGCCGGCAAGCTGATCGGATGATCCAGTATCGGGCCGTTGGGATTCGTAACATCCAGATCTCTCGGGTGAGCTGGCAGCTCGTGGCATGCCGGGTAGTGGAAACCATAGGCGAAGATCGGGTTCGGGTAGTCACTGAAGAGCACTGGACCTACGAGGCGAACCTGGACTGCGGCCAGGCCACCCTTCAGCCGTCGATATGGCTGGATCGTTTCCCCGCAGAGGAATATGTGCTGGTCCGCCAGGATAGCGAATGGCGCATCGAAGGCTGGGCGATCGGTCAGGGCACTAAACCTTCCCGCTGGCAATGCCCGTAGCCCTCGGCGTTATCCGGTATGCACGAGACCTAGCTCCACGAAATCGGCCCCGGTCACGGTCAACCATCGCGGTGAGCCCTCTTTCGCCGGGTCATATAGCCCAACGAGCAGCCGGTATTCCCCAGGTGGCAAGATGTTGGGCAACAAGATCCCGTAGCTGACGGTGGACATCTGCAGCTCTGTGACGCCGAAAGGGCGATCGGTTTGGGCCACCAGCGCTCCGTCGGCATCCACCAAATGGAGAAAGATCTTCTCGCTTCCCCTCAGCGCGTTGGCGGTACCTCGCCAGCGCAAGTGCACTGCCAACACTCCTCCTGGCGCGAGCCTCGATGGTTGTACGGAGGCTTCCACCAACGTCAACCCGTTCGCGAAAGCGACGTGGATCGGCGTCATCTCCTGCGGCGGCCGAACGTACACCTGGACGGTCCACACACCGACCGGCATTTCAGCGATCAACGCAAAGCGTTCGCTCAACACGGCCTGGGCGATGCCATCTTCATCCCATCCTTTACTGGTCTTCATGGCCAGGACCACGCGTTGAACCCCCGACTGGACCCAGGCAGCCACCTCCTGCTTGGCCCCCTCTCTGTCATAAGCGGCTGGAGGCAGAGTACCGTGAGGTACGGGTCCGGTGTAGTAGTACCAGAGCGTGGGATCCGGCCGATTATCCACTAGGCGGACCATTTCAGCCGGCATCCCGGCCGACAAGCGATCCAGCGCGGCTGCCAGCTCGCGCCAGCCCAGCGTCTTGCTATAAGCTGGGTCAGCATAGTAATGATAAAGCGAGGCGACATCGCCGAACAGCAAGATGGAGAACGCTGCAAAGGAGAGGAGACGAGGGGCGAAGGATAGAAAGTAAGGACTTCGCTTCCGCCCTCCGTTGTTCCCGATAGCAGCGGCGATCAACAGATAGAACGGCGGCACCGCCGCGATCAGATAGCGTTCGTTGAAAATAGGCCGGCTGCGCGCGCCGGCCCAGGTGGCCAACAGCGGAATGGCCAGATACAACGTCAACAGCCCCAATGCCCGCTGACTATGAGGATGGGTAGAAGCCAACCGCCATGCGCCGCAAAGCGAAAGTGCGGCAGCAAGCCAGGTGAAGATCACGCGCGGTTCAGCAGGAAGAGTCTCCCCTACGGCGAAAGCGCTCAAAGAACGATGCAGCATCACTCCTATCGGGGGCGAATCGCCGGTGCCCTGATAGCTGACAAGGATGCCGCGAGCCAGCACCAACCAGGGCAGGTAAAGCAGCCCTAGAAGGATTTGCAGCCTGAGCCATTGGTTGAATCGCTGTCGCTGATCTCGTTGCAGGGCCACGCCGACCGCAAAAACGTTCTGAGCGAGAATTACAAAGGCAGCGAAGTAATGGGTATGCAGAGCCAGCCAGCTCACAAGCACATAGAGGTAGCCGGCCATGCAACCTCGTCCCTGCCACACTCTAATCGCCAAACCGGTGCTGGCCAAGGTAAAGGCCAGGCTGATGGTATACATGCGGGCGTCTTGGCTATGCCAGACAGCATAAGGGCTGATAGCCAGCAACATGGTGGCCAGCGTGGCCGTGGATACCGGCAACATCAACTGCCGGCCCAGCCAATAGATCAATGCCACAGCTAGCACACCGAACCAGGTGCTGATGAAACGTAGCGCGAACTCGGTATGCCCAGCCAGCCCTATCCAGGCCTTTTGCAGGAAGTAACTGGCGACCGGGTGCGGTTCATGCAGTCTAAGGGTGTCACGGAGGATGCTGCCGTAGGAGCGCAGGCTGAAGAAGTACCCGAAAGCCTCATCACCGCGCAGCTCCTGATCGCCCAGCCGGAACACGCGCAGCGCAAAGGCGACGAAGATGATCGCCAGTAAGCTCAGCTGTGTAATTGTCCCATGTGCAGAGTTCCTCACTCCTTTGCTACCTGCTCCTGGCAGCGTTATGCTTTTGAGAAGTAGGCCTGGGGACCAAGCCCAGGCCCGTGGGGAAAGCAGAGGTCCCCTCAACGTCCAACCCAGGTCAAACGCGGCATGCGAAGCCTGCTGCGGTTACTGACCATATCCGCCACCAATGATGTAGTTTTCGAGCTGCTGAATGGTGATCCCCTGTTCGGCGATGATCTCCTTGACCACGTCTCCAATCGAGACAATGCCGACAAGCTGATCGTTTTCGAGCACAGGCAGATGACGAATGCGCTTATCCGTCATCAGCACCATACACTCATCCAGCGTTTGGTCAGGGCGAACGCAGTATACCTCGGAGGTCATAATGTCCTTCACAGGTGTGTTGAGCGAGGATCTGCCCTTAAGGATCACCTTACGGGCGTAATCGCGCTCGGAGAAGATGCCAACTAGCTTCCCATTTTCCAGCACTACCAGCGCTCCCACGTTCTTTTCGGCCATCTTCACCAGGGCCTCGTAGACCGTGGAGTTGGCCTCGACGCACCAGACATCATGACCCTTGACCTTTAGGATGTCTCTGACGGTTCTCATGATCTTCCTCCGTACGTAAAAAAGGAATCAATAAACCAGACGCTCCCAACAAATTGGGTGATACTGATATTATACATGAGTTCGATAGAAACCGCAGAAGGATCCAACCTCTACTAGTGTTGAGCATGCGTTCCATCCCTATCCAGTGCGTCCTCTTCGACTTAGACGATACTCTCTACCCTCGCCACGTCGGATTGATGGATCGCGTCCATGAGCGAATGGACGAATGGATCGTTCGGCATCTGGGCATATCCTATTGGGAATCGGCCATGTTACGACAGCGCTTCTACGAGCAATATGGCACCTCGATGGCCGGCCTGTTAGCGGAATACCATATCGATCCCGATGATTTCTTGCATTACGTGCACGATTTCAGCCCCAGCGATCTTTTGCAGCCAGATCCAGCACTGCATCAGGCCTTATGCCGTATCCCTCTTCGTCGCGTCGTGTTCACAAACGGGACGCGCGCCCACGCGTACCGAGTATTGGATGCCCTGGGGATTGAGACGCTGTTTGAGCGCGTGATAGACGTAGTGGATGTCGGCTATGTCAGTAAACCGGCCCCCTTGGCCTACCAACGGGCTTTAGCCCTGCTTCACCTTGCGCCGGGCCAGTGCATAATGGTTGAGGATAGTCCACGCAACCTAGCCCCGGCCAGAGCGATGGGGATGATCACGGTCCTGGTGGGCGACAAGCCGCATCAGGTCGCCGACTATCATGTGCCAGAGATCACCTGGGTGGCAGAGGTGGTAGACTACGTTTTGAGGATATCGAAGGCATGAACGCGAAAGGAGGGTGCAAACGTTCTTTCAACGCCCGCTGAACCCCTCTTCGGCTCAAGCAGAGGGGCGGCGGCGCGGGCGCGTCCTTCTAGAAGGGCGGGCGAAGGCCAGGCGTTGGAACATGTCCTGTAGATCCTTTGGTGCTGGGGAAGACGCTGGCTCCTTTGGCTCATTCTCCGGCGTCAGTGGAAAAGTGGGCCGAGGGCGGGGCCGTTCGGATACACGCACCCCGATCTGACCACCGGCATATCCGGCCAGAGATCGTCGAGCACGAGGGGAGCGCAACTTGCGCAGCGCGCGCGACTCGATCTGGCGCACGCGCTCACGGGTAACCCCCAGTTCCTCGGCTACTTCCTGCAGTGTGCGCATATCTCCACCATCCAGCCCGTAGCGAAGGTACAATACCTCAGCCTCCCGTTTGTTGAGCGCTTGCAGGGCAATCCGCACGTCCTCACGCAGCTGGCTGAGCGAAGCTACGTCAAAGGGCGTAGGGGCATCCATGTCCACGA
This window contains:
- the ftcD gene encoding glutamate formimidoyltransferase; this encodes MQPLVECVPNFSEGRRPEVIRAIRDAIASVSGVRVLDVHSDADHNRSVITFAGLPEPVLEAAFQGIAMAARLIDMEQHRGQHPRLGAADVVPFVPLRGVTLADCVALARRLGQRVGDELGIPVYLYEAAATRPDRVNLADVRRGEYERLKEEIATNPDRAPDFGPRTVGSAGACIIGARMPLIAFNVYLNTDDVSIAKAIAKAVRHSSGGLRYVKALGVKAGGLAQVTMNLTDFRHTPLHRVVELIRREAARYGTTIHHSELVGLIPQEAVLDAAAWYLQLDDLTPDRILENRLNQEQLCQWNG
- a CDS encoding glycosyltransferase family 39 protein, which produces MRNSAHGTITQLSLLAIIFVAFALRVFRLGDQELRGDEAFGYFFSLRSYGSILRDTLRLHEPHPVASYFLQKAWIGLAGHTEFALRFISTWFGVLAVALIYWLGRQLMLPVSTATLATMLLAISPYAVWHSQDARMYTISLAFTLASTGLAIRVWQGRGCMAGYLYVLVSWLALHTHYFAAFVILAQNVFAVGVALQRDQRQRFNQWLRLQILLGLLYLPWLVLARGILVSYQGTGDSPPIGVMLHRSLSAFAVGETLPAEPRVIFTWLAAALSLCGAWRLASTHPHSQRALGLLTLYLAIPLLATWAGARSRPIFNERYLIAAVPPFYLLIAAAIGNNGGRKRSPYFLSFAPRLLSFAAFSILLFGDVASLYHYYADPAYSKTLGWRELAAALDRLSAGMPAEMVRLVDNRPDPTLWYYYTGPVPHGTLPPAAYDREGAKQEVAAWVQSGVQRVVLAMKTSKGWDEDGIAQAVLSERFALIAEMPVGVWTVQVYVRPPQEMTPIHVAFANGLTLVEASVQPSRLAPGGVLAVHLRWRGTANALRGSEKIFLHLVDADGALVAQTDRPFGVTELQMSTVSYGILLPNILPPGEYRLLVGLYDPAKEGSPRWLTVTGADFVELGLVHTG
- a CDS encoding CBS domain-containing protein, with translation MRTVRDILKVKGHDVWCVEANSTVYEALVKMAEKNVGALVVLENGKLVGIFSERDYARKVILKGRSSLNTPVKDIMTSEVYCVRPDQTLDECMVLMTDKRIRHLPVLENDQLVGIVSIGDVVKEIIAEQGITIQQLENYIIGGGYGQ
- a CDS encoding pyrimidine 5'-nucleotidase, translated to MRSIPIQCVLFDLDDTLYPRHVGLMDRVHERMDEWIVRHLGISYWESAMLRQRFYEQYGTSMAGLLAEYHIDPDDFLHYVHDFSPSDLLQPDPALHQALCRIPLRRVVFTNGTRAHAYRVLDALGIETLFERVIDVVDVGYVSKPAPLAYQRALALLHLAPGQCIMVEDSPRNLAPARAMGMITVLVGDKPHQVADYHVPEITWVAEVVDYVLRISKA